Proteins encoded within one genomic window of Haematospirillum jordaniae:
- a CDS encoding protein-glutamate methylesterase/protein-glutamine glutaminase gives MVVDDSAVVRGLETRMLEADPEIKVVASVGNGQAALQALDRIDVEVVVLDIEMPVMDGLTALPKIIEKKPGIRVLMSSTLTHKNAEISMKAMELGATDYIPKPSSSKELTGAGDFQELLVSKVKVLGASARRGTGVRRTFGAGTGTAPAAAASPASAAPAVAKPAAAAPAAAPRVSLLSPTAPIQLRQASTERPDVIAIGSSTGGPQALFTVLTALKAAGGVEQPILITQHMPPTFTAILAEHITRIAGLSAKEATQGEKINGGMIYIAPGDWHMLIDSKGGERYVHLEQGEPENFCRPAVDPMFRSIVKAYGKKVLACVLTGMGADGAKGGKVVAEAGGTVIAQDEASSVVWGMPGATAQTGVCSAVLPIDEIGSYIQKFATRRA, from the coding sequence ATGGTTGTTGACGACTCTGCGGTCGTGCGTGGTCTTGAGACCCGCATGCTTGAGGCTGATCCGGAAATCAAGGTTGTTGCGTCGGTTGGTAATGGTCAGGCTGCGTTGCAGGCCTTGGATCGTATCGATGTCGAGGTTGTTGTTCTGGACATCGAAATGCCGGTTATGGATGGCCTTACAGCACTCCCGAAAATTATTGAAAAGAAGCCTGGTATTCGTGTTCTGATGTCATCGACATTGACGCACAAGAACGCAGAAATCAGCATGAAAGCCATGGAGCTTGGTGCAACGGATTATATTCCGAAGCCCAGCTCTTCCAAGGAATTGACGGGGGCCGGTGACTTTCAGGAGCTTCTGGTCAGCAAGGTCAAGGTTCTGGGTGCGTCGGCGCGTCGGGGTACAGGTGTTCGGCGTACATTCGGTGCTGGTACTGGTACGGCACCCGCTGCGGCTGCGTCTCCTGCATCGGCAGCGCCCGCCGTGGCCAAGCCAGCGGCTGCAGCCCCTGCTGCAGCACCGCGTGTCAGCCTGTTATCTCCTACGGCGCCGATTCAGTTGCGCCAGGCATCGACCGAACGCCCTGATGTTATCGCCATTGGTAGCTCGACTGGGGGGCCGCAGGCCCTGTTTACGGTGCTGACAGCGTTGAAGGCAGCCGGGGGGGTGGAACAACCCATTCTGATTACCCAGCACATGCCACCAACATTTACAGCCATTCTGGCCGAGCATATCACCCGTATTGCCGGTCTTTCTGCCAAAGAAGCGACGCAGGGTGAAAAGATAAATGGTGGCATGATCTATATTGCCCCTGGTGACTGGCATATGTTGATCGACAGCAAGGGTGGAGAGCGCTACGTCCACCTTGAACAAGGCGAGCCGGAAAACTTTTGCCGGCCTGCCGTCGATCCCATGTTCCGCTCTATTGTCAAGGCGTATGGCAAGAAGGTTCTGGCCTGTGTGCTCACCGGTATGGGGGCTGACGGTGCCAAGGGCGGGAAGGTGGTTGCCGAGGCCGGAGGTACCGTCATTGCGCAGGACGAGGCTTCCAGTGTTGTCTGGGGTATGCCGGGCGCAACGGCACAGACGGGTGTGTGTTCTGCTGTCCTTCCGATTGATGAGATCGGTTCCTATATCCAGAAATTCGCCACAAGGCGAGCATGA
- the hrpB gene encoding ATP-dependent helicase HrpB, giving the protein MKTPVPDTVFAHLPVSAVIPDLRVALEKTGRAVLQAPPGAGKTTSVPLALLNEPWLAEKKIIMLEPRRLAARASAARMASMLGEKVGETIGFRIRQDRCLSSRTRIEVVTEGILTRMILEDPGLTGVGLIIFDEFHERSLQADLGLALCLDISEALREDLRLLVMSATLDSGPLSSLLGNAPIIVSEGRTFPVSTRFLPPRRGTNIEQACAEAIEALVAEEQGSILAFLPGEKEIRRTAQFLSSAGLPGHIDVHPLYGAMPPHEQDRALAPAGTGRRKIVLATSVAETSLTIDGIHIVVDSGLSRRSRFDVGSGMGHLVTTRVSAAEAAQRQGRAGRLGPGLGCRLWSEAEDRALAPFPPPEITEADLTPLRLDLAVWGARAEQLRWLDAPPAPALARAEDLLQAMGALDQDGRITQHGKAMAALPLHPRLSHMVLSAQSLGLGGLACLIAAVLAERDPARACRNADLRHRLELVQGKVKDASVDHRALSRIRDLSSGWQKKLGLKEESGTTKAGLVAALAFPDRIGKQRVQGTYTLSGGRSAALPPDDPLAVHDFLVVMDLDGRGANGRIFLAAPLERQDLESLFADSIEEQTVTCWDSRTGSVLSRVQQRLGALVLAEKVNTALDSHTATQVMAEGIRQTGLHCLPWDKQSQQFRARVTFLAQQNKDNWPDMTDAGLLDSLSDWFIPFANGLTRLEHLKRLDLLSALTAMLSWTQRQQLERAAPSHFTVPTGERIPLDYTSGEIPVLSVRIQQLFGCRTHPSIGEDTIPLTVHLLSPAGRPLQITRDLPGFWTGSYPAIRAEMRGRYPRHPWPDDPLTATPTNRAKPRGNT; this is encoded by the coding sequence ATGAAGACCCCTGTACCCGATACTGTTTTTGCACACCTTCCTGTCAGCGCTGTTATTCCGGATTTGCGGGTAGCACTGGAGAAAACAGGACGTGCGGTCCTGCAGGCACCACCCGGGGCCGGAAAAACGACATCCGTACCCTTGGCCCTGCTGAATGAGCCTTGGCTTGCCGAAAAAAAGATCATCATGCTTGAACCCCGTCGCTTGGCCGCACGGGCGAGTGCAGCCCGCATGGCGTCCATGCTGGGTGAGAAAGTGGGAGAAACCATCGGCTTCCGTATTCGCCAGGACCGCTGCTTATCAAGCCGTACACGCATCGAAGTTGTGACCGAGGGCATTCTAACCCGCATGATCTTGGAAGATCCGGGGTTAACCGGTGTCGGGTTGATCATCTTTGACGAATTTCATGAACGCTCCCTGCAAGCTGACCTTGGCCTTGCCCTGTGTCTGGACATCTCGGAAGCACTGCGTGAAGACCTGCGTCTTCTTGTCATGTCAGCTACCCTTGACAGTGGGCCGTTGTCTTCCCTTCTTGGCAATGCCCCCATCATCGTATCAGAAGGCCGCACCTTTCCAGTATCCACCCGTTTCCTGCCACCACGGCGCGGAACAAACATCGAACAGGCCTGCGCTGAAGCCATTGAAGCCCTTGTGGCAGAAGAACAGGGATCTATCTTGGCCTTTCTTCCCGGTGAGAAGGAAATACGCCGTACCGCACAGTTCCTGTCATCAGCAGGCCTTCCCGGCCACATTGATGTACACCCGCTTTATGGAGCCATGCCACCTCACGAGCAAGACCGTGCCCTTGCACCGGCAGGCACAGGACGTCGCAAAATCGTGCTTGCAACGTCGGTTGCAGAAACATCCCTGACCATCGATGGCATACACATTGTGGTGGACTCAGGTCTTTCACGCCGATCCCGCTTCGATGTCGGCAGCGGAATGGGACATCTGGTCACCACACGGGTTAGTGCTGCTGAAGCTGCCCAGCGCCAAGGGCGTGCCGGACGGCTGGGACCGGGACTAGGGTGCCGCCTGTGGAGCGAAGCGGAAGATCGTGCCTTGGCACCCTTCCCGCCGCCAGAAATCACCGAGGCAGACCTGACACCGCTGCGCCTAGACCTTGCCGTCTGGGGAGCACGGGCAGAGCAGCTTCGGTGGCTGGATGCTCCCCCCGCTCCAGCCTTGGCCCGGGCCGAAGATCTTCTGCAGGCCATGGGGGCCCTTGATCAGGATGGACGGATAACACAACACGGAAAGGCAATGGCAGCCTTACCGCTGCACCCACGCTTGTCCCATATGGTCCTGTCGGCTCAGTCTCTGGGTTTGGGTGGACTGGCCTGCTTGATAGCGGCCGTGCTTGCCGAACGGGATCCCGCCCGCGCCTGTCGCAATGCCGATCTACGACATCGCCTGGAGCTGGTTCAGGGCAAAGTCAAGGACGCATCGGTCGACCACCGCGCACTGTCGCGTATTCGCGATCTGTCATCCGGGTGGCAAAAAAAACTGGGCCTGAAAGAAGAATCCGGAACAACCAAGGCTGGCCTAGTAGCCGCACTGGCCTTCCCGGACCGGATTGGAAAGCAGAGGGTACAAGGCACCTATACACTATCTGGTGGGCGCAGCGCTGCCCTGCCCCCGGATGACCCGCTTGCGGTGCATGATTTTCTGGTGGTGATGGACCTTGATGGCCGGGGGGCCAACGGACGTATTTTCCTGGCCGCACCCCTGGAACGGCAGGATCTGGAATCCCTGTTTGCTGATTCCATCGAAGAACAGACCGTAACCTGCTGGGACTCACGAACCGGCAGCGTTCTGTCCCGAGTACAGCAGCGATTGGGTGCTTTAGTCCTTGCTGAAAAAGTAAACACTGCCCTTGATTCACACACAGCAACACAAGTCATGGCGGAAGGAATCCGTCAGACAGGCCTGCATTGCCTGCCATGGGACAAGCAGAGCCAGCAATTCCGTGCCCGTGTCACCTTTCTGGCCCAACAGAACAAGGACAACTGGCCCGATATGACAGATGCAGGACTTCTGGACAGCCTGTCGGACTGGTTCATCCCGTTTGCAAACGGGCTTACCCGACTGGAGCATCTGAAGCGTCTTGATCTCCTGTCTGCCCTGACTGCCATGCTGTCCTGGACACAACGCCAGCAGCTGGAGCGCGCCGCACCCTCCCATTTCACGGTTCCGACAGGGGAGCGAATCCCCTTGGACTATACAAGCGGTGAAATACCAGTCTTGTCGGTGCGGATCCAGCAGCTGTTTGGATGCCGCACACACCCCTCGATAGGAGAAGACACAATACCCCTGACGGTTCATCTGCTGTCTCCAGCTGGACGGCCATTGCAGATAACCCGTGACCTGCCGGGATTCTGGACCGGGAGCTACCCGGCCATACGGGCAGAAATGCGTGGACGGTATCCCCGCCACCCTTGGCCCGACGATCCCCTGACAGCTACGCCAACCAACCGGGCGAAACCACGTGGAAATACCTGA
- a CDS encoding histidine phosphotransferase family protein produces MQDADLADLLCTRLCHDLAGPVGAVVAGMELMADEDDPELARETVALLKGSADAVSSRLRFLRTVFGMSLAGERDLADLATLCDEWIRATKSGITLLWGDDFDRPSTPGHVGRMILCMIMLAADHLVRGGSISVCSGGECPGSGVVVAAAGTQVTPIPDLDDLLSGQPVVPGPRNAPVILLHQLAMRAGWRLSHVFSKREITLRATPMRL; encoded by the coding sequence ATGCAGGATGCTGATCTTGCGGACTTGTTGTGTACGCGTCTGTGCCATGATCTGGCCGGGCCTGTCGGGGCCGTTGTTGCCGGTATGGAGCTGATGGCGGATGAAGATGATCCCGAGTTGGCCCGTGAAACAGTTGCTCTTCTGAAAGGGTCGGCTGATGCGGTTTCAAGCCGGCTGCGATTCCTGCGCACGGTTTTTGGCATGTCGCTGGCAGGGGAGCGCGATCTTGCCGATTTGGCCACACTCTGTGACGAGTGGATCCGGGCAACAAAAAGCGGCATCACCCTGCTCTGGGGTGATGACTTTGACAGGCCATCTACCCCGGGTCATGTGGGGCGCATGATTCTCTGCATGATCATGCTGGCAGCTGATCATCTTGTTCGTGGTGGGTCTATTTCTGTCTGTTCCGGGGGAGAGTGTCCCGGCAGTGGTGTTGTGGTTGCGGCTGCAGGGACACAGGTTACCCCTATCCCGGATCTTGACGATCTTTTGTCTGGGCAGCCCGTTGTTCCCGGACCACGCAATGCCCCGGTTATCCTGCTGCATCAGCTTGCCATGCGGGCTGGGTGGCGCTTGTCCCATGTCTTTTCAAAGCGGGAAATAACCCTTCGCGCAACACCAATGCGTTTGTAG
- a CDS encoding CheR family methyltransferase, with translation MKPEDFEYLAKLLKDRSGLVLNADKSYLLESRLMPIARKRGFKGIEELTEKLRANDEGLASDVTEAMTTNESFFFRDQKPFDQFKDIVLPNLLRTRATKKSFRIWCAAASSGQEPYSLAMILKEEAAKLAGWKTEIIGTDLSKEILEKAKTGLYSQFEVQRGLPITLLVKYFHKRDDQWEIDAGIRAMVNFREFNLLSDLSSLGGFDVVFCRNVLIYFDQATKGRVLEGIAKLMSDDGVLYLGGAETVLGITDKFKPVPNQRGAYAVVKGAGNLPCLGAEPVK, from the coding sequence ATGAAACCAGAAGACTTCGAATATCTCGCCAAACTCCTCAAGGACCGCTCCGGGCTTGTCCTGAATGCAGATAAGTCGTATCTGCTGGAAAGTCGGCTGATGCCCATTGCCCGCAAGCGCGGATTCAAGGGAATTGAGGAACTGACAGAAAAGCTGCGTGCTAATGATGAAGGCTTGGCTTCTGATGTGACTGAAGCCATGACGACAAATGAGTCCTTCTTTTTCAGGGACCAGAAGCCATTTGACCAGTTCAAAGACATCGTGCTCCCCAACCTGCTGCGTACACGCGCAACCAAGAAGTCCTTCCGTATCTGGTGTGCTGCGGCATCTTCGGGGCAGGAACCATATTCACTTGCCATGATTCTGAAGGAAGAGGCAGCAAAGCTGGCAGGATGGAAGACAGAAATTATCGGTACAGATTTGTCCAAAGAAATCTTGGAAAAGGCAAAGACAGGCCTTTACAGCCAGTTTGAGGTCCAACGTGGCTTGCCCATCACTTTACTCGTCAAATACTTCCACAAGCGGGACGACCAGTGGGAGATTGATGCGGGTATACGGGCAATGGTTAACTTCCGGGAGTTCAACCTTCTGAGTGATCTCAGCTCGCTGGGAGGCTTTGATGTCGTTTTCTGTCGTAACGTCTTGATATATTTTGATCAGGCGACAAAGGGCCGCGTCCTTGAAGGCATTGCCAAGTTGATGTCTGACGACGGCGTTCTTTACTTGGGTGGCGCCGAGACTGTCTTGGGCATCACGGACAAGTTCAAGCCGGTTCCCAACCAGCGTGGCGCTTACGCTGTTGTCAAAGGGGCAGGGAATCTTCCATGTCTTGGTGCAGAGCCTGTCAAGTAA
- a CDS encoding hybrid sensor histidine kinase/response regulator, whose amino-acid sequence MDDLLSEFLTETAESLATLDIELVNLEQNPNDTGILSNIFRLVHTIKGTCGFLGLPRLESLAHSGENVLGKFRDGELTVTAEAVTLILASIDRIKELLGHLEANETEPEGNDRDLIDQLNAMAEGNTSGGGAPAAAAPPPPPTPAPEAPPAAAEAFPVAAELLAEVQQAVSQGKKATSQAELDAQMAAERAKEAASAKPAPAAEEPAAAPPEAEKPAAAKPPAAAKEPPKEAAKAAAPAAPAGGGGGGGENSIAAQSIRVNVDLLENLMTLVSELVLTRNQLLQMIRGRDDSEFAAPLQRLSHITSDLQEGVMKTRMQPIGNAWSKLPRIVRDLGIETGKKIDLQMYGAETELDRQVLELIKDPLTHMVRNSADHGLEDTEGRRNAGKSEVGIIKLNAFHEGGHIIIEISDDGRGLNINRIREKAIANGLASEADLDSMNEQQIAQFIFKAGFSTAEKITSVSGRGVGMDVVRTNIEKIGGTIELKTIYGKGTTFTIKIPLTLAIVSALIVECAAERFAIPQISVLELVRVTANSETKIEKINRAPVLRLRDRLLPLVSLGNLLKLRQDDIHDLAARLADVDNDLNETFIVVTQVGTYTFGIIVDRVFDTEEIVVKPVAPILRHISMFSGNTILGDGSVIMILDPNGIATATGEVTMNSAGGEGASAYEGTRVDDMTSLLIFRAATAELKAVPLALVARLEEIELEKVEYSFGKPVVQYRGQLMPLVTVTDGIEFRKEGRQPILVFSDRDRSMGLMVDEIVDIVEDRLKVELKAETQGIIGTAIIGDRATDVIDTGYYLTRAFGDWFGKPQLPSSQDRAAAGGPSVLLVDDSPFFRNLLTPLLSVSGYDVTTVDSAEKAMAILNSGARFDAVVSDIEMPGMNGFEFAEALRKDERFATIPLIALSSRATERDLERGREVGFDDYVAKFDRDALINTLGQILGAAAA is encoded by the coding sequence ATGGACGACCTGCTCAGTGAATTCCTGACCGAAACAGCGGAAAGCCTTGCCACGCTTGATATTGAGTTGGTGAATCTGGAGCAGAATCCCAACGACACGGGCATTTTGTCCAATATCTTCCGGTTGGTTCACACCATAAAAGGCACGTGCGGGTTCCTTGGGTTGCCACGCCTTGAGTCGTTGGCCCATTCGGGGGAGAACGTTCTGGGCAAGTTCCGTGATGGTGAGCTGACCGTCACGGCCGAAGCTGTCACCCTTATTCTGGCCTCTATCGACCGAATCAAGGAACTTCTGGGACATCTGGAAGCCAATGAGACAGAACCGGAAGGGAATGACCGTGACCTGATCGACCAGCTGAACGCCATGGCTGAGGGGAATACCTCGGGTGGTGGTGCTCCGGCTGCTGCGGCTCCCCCACCGCCTCCTACTCCTGCGCCTGAAGCACCCCCTGCCGCAGCAGAAGCGTTTCCGGTTGCTGCAGAATTGTTGGCTGAAGTTCAGCAGGCGGTATCCCAAGGCAAGAAAGCAACCAGTCAGGCAGAGCTTGATGCCCAGATGGCTGCTGAGCGTGCCAAGGAGGCTGCGTCTGCCAAGCCCGCTCCGGCTGCCGAAGAGCCTGCTGCTGCCCCACCTGAGGCTGAGAAGCCTGCGGCGGCCAAGCCTCCTGCTGCAGCAAAGGAGCCACCTAAAGAGGCGGCCAAGGCTGCAGCCCCTGCGGCACCCGCAGGTGGTGGTGGCGGTGGTGGTGAAAATTCTATCGCGGCGCAGTCTATCCGCGTCAACGTGGACCTGCTTGAGAATCTCATGACCTTGGTTTCCGAGCTGGTTCTTACGCGCAACCAACTTTTGCAGATGATTCGTGGCCGCGATGACAGCGAGTTTGCGGCGCCGCTGCAGCGGCTGTCGCACATTACGTCTGATTTACAGGAAGGCGTGATGAAGACTAGGATGCAGCCTATCGGTAATGCTTGGTCAAAATTGCCTCGTATTGTTCGCGATCTGGGGATTGAAACCGGCAAGAAGATCGATCTTCAGATGTATGGTGCTGAAACCGAACTCGACCGCCAGGTTCTGGAACTGATCAAGGATCCTTTGACCCACATGGTTCGCAACTCGGCAGACCACGGGCTGGAAGATACCGAAGGCCGCCGTAACGCCGGGAAGAGCGAAGTCGGGATTATCAAGCTGAATGCGTTCCACGAAGGTGGGCACATCATCATCGAGATTTCTGATGACGGTCGCGGGCTGAATATCAACCGTATCCGTGAAAAGGCCATCGCAAATGGCTTGGCTTCCGAGGCTGATCTCGACTCGATGAATGAGCAACAGATTGCCCAGTTTATCTTTAAGGCCGGGTTCTCCACGGCCGAGAAGATTACCAGCGTGTCGGGCCGTGGTGTTGGTATGGACGTGGTTCGCACCAATATCGAAAAGATCGGTGGGACCATCGAGCTCAAGACCATCTATGGAAAGGGTACGACGTTTACCATCAAGATCCCGCTGACCCTTGCGATTGTCTCGGCCCTGATTGTGGAATGTGCGGCAGAGCGTTTTGCCATTCCCCAGATCAGTGTGCTGGAACTGGTCCGGGTGACAGCGAATTCCGAAACCAAGATCGAAAAGATCAACCGTGCACCTGTGCTGCGGTTGCGTGATCGTTTGCTGCCTTTGGTCTCTTTGGGTAATCTGCTCAAGCTGCGTCAGGACGATATCCATGACCTTGCCGCGCGTTTGGCAGATGTGGATAACGATCTGAACGAAACGTTCATTGTTGTTACCCAAGTCGGGACCTATACCTTCGGGATTATTGTCGACCGCGTGTTTGATACCGAAGAAATCGTCGTCAAGCCGGTTGCTCCCATTCTCCGTCATATTTCCATGTTCTCCGGGAATACGATCCTTGGGGACGGGTCTGTTATCATGATCCTAGATCCGAACGGTATTGCCACCGCAACCGGCGAAGTAACGATGAATTCCGCTGGTGGTGAGGGGGCATCTGCCTACGAGGGTACCCGTGTGGATGATATGACCAGCTTGCTTATCTTCCGCGCAGCCACAGCCGAATTGAAGGCTGTTCCCTTGGCGCTGGTTGCCAGGTTGGAAGAGATTGAGCTTGAAAAGGTCGAATACTCCTTTGGCAAGCCCGTTGTGCAGTATCGTGGGCAACTGATGCCATTGGTCACGGTTACCGATGGCATCGAGTTCCGGAAAGAAGGGCGCCAGCCTATCCTTGTCTTCTCGGATCGCGATCGTTCTATGGGCTTGATGGTGGACGAGATCGTCGACATCGTCGAGGATCGCCTGAAGGTCGAGCTGAAAGCCGAAACTCAAGGCATCATTGGGACCGCCATTATCGGTGATCGTGCAACAGATGTGATCGATACCGGTTACTATCTGACACGGGCCTTCGGTGACTGGTTCGGCAAGCCGCAGCTTCCATCCAGCCAAGATCGTGCCGCTGCAGGTGGGCCTTCTGTGTTGCTGGTTGATGACAGCCCGTTCTTCCGTAATCTTTTGACGCCACTTCTGTCGGTGTCGGGTTACGATGTCACAACAGTCGACAGCGCCGAAAAAGCGATGGCTATCCTGAATTCGGGTGCACGCTTTGATGCTGTTGTTTCGGATATCGAAATGCCAGGCATGAATGGCTTTGAGTTTGCGGAGGCCTTGCGCAAGGATGAGCGGTTCGCGACGATTCCACTGATTGCCCTGAGTTCGCGGGCAACAGAGCGTGACCTTGAGCGTGGGCGCGAGGTAGGATTTGATGATTATGTTGCCAAGTTTGACCGGGATGCCCTGATTAATACTCTGGGACAGATTCTTGGTGCAGCTGCGGCATAA
- a CDS encoding alpha/beta fold hydrolase, which produces MTRILLLHGWAGSAQDWKEVQANLPDDLDTECPDAGYFGQQNPWSGHRPDLIVGYSLGCLDALDHPDLGGIPWMAVNGFTRFCAGTEFPEGIPARILQRMQKRLDEDAETTVTTFLSSIEAFRFPDDSVTYNHEALSAGLTRLLEADRRPVQPVLALAGDRDPLVSVAHSRACFGDSTVIIQEGGHRLLHSHPHIVANAIIRIIRS; this is translated from the coding sequence ATGACACGCATTCTTCTGCTTCATGGCTGGGCCGGCTCTGCTCAAGACTGGAAGGAAGTCCAAGCCAATCTACCGGACGACCTGGATACAGAATGCCCCGACGCAGGGTATTTCGGCCAACAGAATCCATGGTCCGGACACAGGCCTGACCTTATTGTAGGGTATTCCCTTGGATGCTTGGACGCACTGGATCACCCCGATCTGGGCGGCATTCCATGGATGGCTGTCAATGGATTCACCCGGTTCTGTGCAGGGACAGAGTTCCCGGAAGGAATACCTGCACGCATTCTCCAGCGCATGCAGAAACGGCTTGATGAAGATGCGGAAACCACGGTCACAACCTTTTTATCCAGCATTGAGGCTTTCCGTTTCCCGGATGACAGCGTGACCTATAACCACGAAGCCTTGTCTGCCGGGTTGACCCGCCTTCTTGAAGCAGACAGACGCCCGGTACAGCCTGTCCTTGCGCTGGCTGGAGACAGGGATCCTCTTGTATCTGTTGCACACAGCCGGGCCTGCTTTGGTGATTCCACCGTGATCATCCAGGAGGGCGGACACAGGTTGCTACACAGCCACCCACATATTGTTGCCAACGCTATTATCAGGATCATCCGGTCATGA
- a CDS encoding response regulator, translating to MKSCLIVDDSKVIRMVAKKILQEMSFTTLEAEDGQGALDICRKELPDAILLDWNMPVMSGIDFLRELRRLPGGQKPVVVFCTTENDIAHIQEAIEAGANEYIMKPFDSEILQAKFSQVGLLD from the coding sequence ATGAAATCGTGTCTGATCGTCGATGACTCCAAGGTTATCCGCATGGTAGCCAAGAAGATTCTTCAGGAAATGTCGTTTACGACCCTGGAGGCCGAGGACGGCCAAGGTGCCTTGGACATATGTCGCAAGGAACTTCCTGATGCCATTCTTTTGGACTGGAACATGCCGGTTATGAGCGGTATCGACTTCCTGCGGGAGCTTCGGCGGCTTCCGGGGGGGCAGAAGCCTGTTGTTGTTTTTTGTACAACAGAAAATGACATTGCCCACATTCAGGAAGCCATAGAGGCCGGTGCCAACGAGTACATCATGAAGCCATTTGACAGTGAAATTTTGCAGGCCAAATTTTCCCAGGTTGGTCTTCTTGACTGA
- the bioF gene encoding 8-amino-7-oxononanoate synthase, giving the protein MIDPAWHTRIAHALETLKEQGRYRSVCTTETENSMSVRRHGRSLINMSSNDYLGLSHHPALIEAVSHAVQESGCGAGASRLICGTLPLHDMLEDQLAALKGTGSALVTGSGFQTNASVLAALLDQGTTKTAPLVLVDRLAHASIHDGLKLAGVRQLRFRHNDLSHLSDLLKQHSHQSETRIIITESVFSMDGDRANLQELVRLATEHGALLYVDEAHATGVLGPDGAGLCADPVVKGKVDIVMGTFGKALGGYGAFVATSALLRAWLINHCRGFIYATALPPPVLAAALAALEILPSLENQRRYLLEIGNTLRSGLRQIGIDTLASDTQIIPAVIGNDHDTLAAASMLEGRGFLVVPIRPPTVPPGTGRLRIALSALHTRDHIDRLLDAFQAFARCGA; this is encoded by the coding sequence ATGATTGATCCTGCTTGGCATACCCGTATCGCGCATGCACTGGAAACCCTGAAAGAACAAGGGCGATACCGTTCCGTGTGCACCACAGAGACAGAAAATAGCATGTCCGTGAGACGCCACGGACGCAGCCTTATCAATATGTCATCGAATGACTATCTGGGTCTGTCGCACCATCCTGCCCTGATAGAGGCTGTCTCCCACGCAGTGCAGGAAAGCGGGTGTGGCGCCGGGGCATCACGCCTGATCTGCGGCACCCTACCCTTGCATGACATGCTGGAAGACCAACTGGCCGCGCTGAAGGGAACGGGCTCTGCCCTAGTGACAGGATCAGGGTTCCAGACCAATGCCTCTGTTCTTGCTGCCCTGCTGGATCAGGGCACGACAAAGACCGCTCCGCTTGTTCTGGTGGATCGCTTGGCCCATGCCTCGATCCACGATGGTCTCAAGCTGGCCGGAGTACGTCAGCTGAGGTTTCGTCACAATGACCTGTCTCATCTCTCTGATCTGCTGAAGCAACACAGCCATCAAAGCGAGACACGGATCATCATTACGGAAAGCGTGTTCAGTATGGATGGCGACCGTGCAAACCTGCAAGAACTGGTAAGGCTGGCCACGGAACATGGTGCTCTTCTATACGTTGACGAAGCACATGCCACAGGCGTTCTGGGGCCGGACGGAGCCGGGCTGTGTGCCGATCCCGTCGTCAAGGGCAAGGTTGACATTGTGATGGGTACCTTTGGCAAGGCTTTGGGCGGCTATGGGGCATTTGTCGCGACCTCTGCCCTTCTGCGCGCGTGGCTCATCAACCACTGCAGAGGGTTTATCTATGCGACCGCACTGCCGCCACCAGTTCTGGCCGCAGCCCTTGCCGCGCTGGAAATCCTGCCTTCCCTTGAGAACCAGCGCCGCTATCTGCTGGAGATCGGCAACACACTGCGATCAGGGTTGAGACAGATCGGGATTGATACACTGGCCTCCGATACCCAGATTATTCCCGCCGTCATCGGCAATGACCACGACACACTGGCTGCAGCAAGTATGCTGGAAGGCAGGGGCTTTCTGGTGGTTCCCATCCGTCCACCAACCGTTCCCCCCGGCACGGGACGCCTGCGGATTGCCCTGTCGGCGCTACACACCCGTGACCATATTGATAGACTGCTGGATGCTTTCCAGGCCTTTGCACGGTGCGGCGCATGA